A region from the Salvia splendens isolate huo1 chromosome 15, SspV2, whole genome shotgun sequence genome encodes:
- the LOC121766617 gene encoding cytochrome c-type biogenesis protein CcmE homolog, mitochondrial-like gives MAPRFPTHLLLRHLLHHRNQSTATPFPKSNPFTQPLFNSQKPSTIFFNHPQHPILRFLSTRPGRSTRSKKPDIGARARQLQNRRLWTYALTISCIAGFIVIVLNQFQDQLVFYVTPTEALAKHTSDPTKSKFRLGGLVLENSVAQVPSSPEIQFVITDLITDILVKYEGSLPDLFREGHSAVVEGFIRPLDEEMRKKEEAMLRNTSKFGVFEKARTLECYFAATEVLAKHDEKYMPAEVANAIEKNKKFIEDQENHGKDNANAGPVKA, from the coding sequence ATGGCACCCAGATTTCCCACGCACCTCCTCCTccgccacctcctccaccaccgAAACCAATCCACCGCCACCCCCTTCCCCAAATCCAACCCCTTCACCCAACCCCTCTTCAATTCTCAAAAACCATCCACCATCTTCTTCAACCACCCCCAACACCCAATTCTCCGGTTTCTCTCAACCCGGCCGGGCCGCTCCACCCGATCCAAAAAGCCCGACATCGGCGCCCGCGCCCGGCAGCTCCAGAACCGCCGCCTCTGGACCTACGCCCTCACCATCAGCTGCATCGCCGGCTTCATCGTCATCGTCCTCAACCAATTCCAGGATCAATTGGTCTTCTACGTCACCCCCACCGAAGCCCTAGCCAAGCACACCTCCGATCCGACGAAATCCAAGTTCCGCCTCGGCGGCCTCGTGCTCGAGAACAGCGTCGCGCAGGTCCCGTCATCGCCGGAGATCCAATTCGTCATCACCGACCTCATCACCGACATTTTGGTCAAGTACGAGGGCAGCCTCCCCGATCTCTTCCGCGAGGGCCACTCCGCGGTCGTCGAGGGCTTCATCCGGCCGCTCGACGAGgagatgaggaagaaggaggaggCGATGCTGAGGAACACCAGCAAATTCGGGGTTTTCGAGAAGGCGAGGACCTTGGAGTGCTATTTTGCAGCGACGGAGGTTTTGGCGAAGCACGACGAGAAGTATATGCCCGCAGAGGTCGCGAATGCCATCGAGAAGAACAAGAAGTTTATTGAGGATCAGGAGAATCATGGGAAAGACAATGCTAATGCCGGGCCAGTGAAGGCGTGA